AAATACACACGTATTTATCAATATATACTATTAGCCTCGACTTCGGGCACATTTTAATATACTTACATCATAAATGATAATTGGTCAAACTGAAAATCAGAATTTAAAAACTTATCTGTCCATAAATAAACTTGCTTCTACTCGAAAGTTACTGATATATTTTAGTTCTCCCATAATTACACTGAAAAAATGgtcatctttctttcttttcatcaaAGAAAACGCCTTTTCCATTTGTCCTTACCAATACGTTTTGCTCTCCTGGTATCCTTTCCTTCTCATAGGTACAGTCAAAATATTCTAGACCTCTTGTTGGATCTAAATGCAGAGTAGCAAAATGTCCATAGGATTCGGGCTACAATTAACTGGCCTTCCTCTTTAACATTAGGTTAACGAGATATCAACTTGGATCTCAGAAACAGCTTCCTGAGCTGAGTCATAAACCTTGGGTGAATAAGACATGAGCTTTGACATCTAACCCACAAAAAATGGAACTGGAAATGTGATGGAAATGATGTCTGAGCTGATTTGATATCAGTCGTCAATACTCCGAAGATTTCAAGGAAGACATACTCCGTGAAATGGCAGAAGAAGGAGCTAGCACTCCAGAAAtttattttccattttcttttttttttaggatgCACAGCACAACTTCTTCATGTTACAAATACCACTAACAAATGTCATCCCCCCAAACTACTGTACACATTGAGCAACCCGATCGAGTCTAAGCAAACTGTGGATATATCACAGGATGGAAGactacaataataataataataataatggttTAAGTATTGAAATAAATTTCTATATCGCGATGCAGATCTAGTTAGTATTATACAAAGACTGTATGAGGTTGCGCTGTTTCAATGAATGCCACATCACTGCAAATGATGATCCTGGAATCAGTACAGAGCAGCTCAGTATTTTGAAGCTCAAAACCATGGAAAATTGGTATTGGAAATCCTTTGCACAGCTTTAAATTGATATAAGGCAAGACGACAGTTCTCAGCAACGTCGAGATCACAGGCTGCATGGAGGGGCCAAAACCTGGTTAAATTAGACGCCATTACTGCAGTTTATCTGACTTATAACAGTCCTTTCACAGCATACAAGAGGAGAGAAACGTATACCAAATCAGTACACTGTGTGAATCACAGGAACGTATGTAAAGCGCGACACTTTGTCATGTTAAAAATGGAAATCGATCACATCATTAACCATTTCTAAGATGTTGACTTGCTGGTATGAGATACACTTCTATCGGCTATACGAGACTTCTTACCCTCACGTTCTGCACAACGGCTACATGCAAGCAACCTTTTTATTCCGCAGCAGTACAAAAACGAGTTGTATAACAATTTCCTTTCACAAATTTTGCTAATTAAGTCTGCTGATTACGATTATTTCAGAAAGTTATAGTTGAATCTGGGGACAGACATGCCTGACGCTTGTTAGGTTTTATTGCTGGAACTAGGATGATGTTATAAGCGCATCACAGCATTAGGAAGAAGTTGGATGAGCACTTGAATGGACATACCTGAACAAGATGCATGTGGAGGTTACCAATTTTGCTCCAATCCTGGGACATAGTAAATTCATTTAACTTCACGCTGACAGCTAGAGCATTACGTGAGACTTCTGGATAAGCAGCAGCGCTAATTACCTGGCAAGATAACGAAGCTATAATAAGGTCTGGAAGACAGTGCCAAATTTTGATGGACAAACACAAACAATAAAGTCTTAACTCGGGCAAAATAAACTGCCTTCTGCAAGTAAATCAACCCCTAGAATCATAAGTCCTATTAACTTGACCATTCCAATCCCGATGCTGTTAGGAAAATGAAGTCCCTTTTTCAAAAGATCACAGATGAATGATGTATCTAAAACAGCTGTGCGTCGTCACATTCCATCTAAATGGGTAGATCATCACAAAGGCCACCCGTATTTAAGTATTGAAGATATGGTGTAATAATCCTCAAACAAACAGCTTCCACAATTCAAAACACTACCCGCATAATCAGACCTAGTCTGTCACAACAAAAGGTCTCCCTCCCATCTTCCTCTTTCAGTCAGGAAATGCACGGTAATTAAACTGAAGCACGGTCCAATTACACAATCATGTGATCAAAATTTATGTCCACAACTACCCTTAAAAACATGGGAAAGCTTAGACAACTTAAGTTCAGTACGTGGGTCAGAGTATCCTTGTAAAAGAACACCAGCATCAACCAAACTCGGTCAACCTGAGAAGTGAAATGAGAAAGTTCACAAGATTTGGATGCAATGTCATCCAGAAGCTTACCACAGAAATACATGCAACCGGTACTACTTGACCATCGTCCAACACATCAATTATCACTTTTAAGGGGATTGTTGCATCAATCTGCTTCTCACCAATTTTTAATATTGGATTGGAATACACAGAAATATTGAGGTTCAAGTCATCATTTGGGTATTGTTTGTAGAGCTGAGGAATAATGAACCTCCACTCAGCAGTGTTCATCAAATTCTGATCAGGTATATTGTCAACAATCCAATGCATTTTATTGGCCTGaacacaaaattaaaatcattagACAGATGTCCAACAAAAAGGTAAATTAACACCCCAATATTGCCTGGCAACTAATCAGAAGATATTATAAATAACAAGCTGATGCTAGCAATCAATAACCAACACAAAACATAGAACCAAAGGAATAGCTAACAGAAAGAAAGTGATCAGAGTTCATGAAACTTTTCTTTCAAGACTTACTTCAAAGTAGACTGCAGATGCCGATTCGAGGACATTCTCATGCACTGAGATCCCCACCATCCTAGCTGGACCATTGCAGGAAAATGGAACTTGAACATTCTCATGCTGAAGTTTGGAAACTGCAGCTTCATCCTTGAGACTGAATAAGCCATTGATTTCAAGTTCAAGAGAAGAGTTACTTAATTTTGGGTCACCGACGATGGTGACATTTAAAGCAGAAATATTGTTTACTGTAACTTCTTTCGGCAGAGATTGCAGAAAAGAATCAAGCTCTTCAATTGCATCTATTAATTTCTTCGAAACAGCATCTTCAACTGCAGATGCTATTTTATCTTCGAAAGCATCTACCAATCTTGAAAACAACAAAGGAATCAGTATAGGGATAGTTGGAAGCTCAAACAGAATAATGACAGGCAAAACGAAAGTCATGCAAAACCAATGAGGATCGTGTGTGTGTTAAGTAGCCTGATAATTTCATTAGATTAGTCTGTTGTATCAACACAAAGCAGTTCCAAGAAATACGATCAAAATAATGCTAACCATAGTAGCCCTATTAAGCTAAAGCAGCAGGTGTGTTCATAGGAAAGTCTGTTTATTCTTTACAAGCCCCCATCTCATCAGGAGTATAATAAGCCAAACATTAAATTGGATCACTATCATGATAAGATAGAGATTATAGTTCTAAGATGATTATCTTCCATTATCGCCTAAGTGCATTGTGCCCACAATTATAAAATGTGTTTTTTCCTAGGAAACCTATATAGTAGGCTTTCTATCTTTGTTGACAACACCTCATGCCCCTCTCGCTGAAAGCAAGGGGATGGAGAACGATAATCAAAGAACATAAGACAAATTTCCTTGAACTATGCTCATGGCTTTTCACTGGTTTCAATTGCAATGACGTGCTAAATTGCCCATCAAACTGATGGACTGAAGTTTGA
Above is a genomic segment from Coffea eugenioides isolate CCC68of chromosome 5, Ceug_1.0, whole genome shotgun sequence containing:
- the LOC113770735 gene encoding putative BPI/LBP family protein At1g04970 isoform X1, with the protein product MGHSVDSAGLLVVLWLMISSWAYVGSSEGYISYEISDKGLDFVKDLLIEQAETSLVPLELPNIEKTVKIPVIGTVSMEVSNVTLYRVHVTSSTVKTGDTGILVDVAGATANLTLHWGYSYSTWLLPISISDQGEAEVQIEGMEIGLVLDLKNQQGSLKLSLVDCGCYVKDLSIDLAGGASWLYQGLVDAFEDKIASAVEDAVSKKLIDAIEELDSFLQSLPKEVTVNNISALNVTIVGDPKLSNSSLELEINGLFSLKDEAAVSKLQHENVQVPFSCNGPARMVGISVHENVLESASAVYFEANKMHWIVDNIPDQNLMNTAEWRFIIPQLYKQYPNDDLNLNISVYSNPILKIGEKQIDATIPLKVIIDVLDDGQVVPVACISVVISAAAYPEVSRNALAVSVKLNEFTMSQDWSKIGNLHMHLVQPVISTLLRTVVLPYINLKLCKGFPIPIFHGFELQNTELLCTDSRIIICSDVAFIETAQPHTVFV
- the LOC113770735 gene encoding putative BPI/LBP family protein At1g04970 isoform X2, with protein sequence MGHSVDSAGLLVVLWLMISSWAYVGSSEGYISYEISDKGLDFVKDLLIEQAETSLVPLELPNIEKTVKIPVIGTVSMEVSNVTLYRVHVTSSTVKTGDTGILVDVAGATANLTLHWGYSYSTWLLPISISDQGEAEVQIEGMEIGLVLDLKNQQGSLKLSLVDCGCYVKDLSIDLAGGASWLYQGLVDAFEDKIASAVEDAVSKKLIDAIEELDSFLQSLPKEVTVNNISALNVTIVGDPKLSNSSLELEINGLFSLKDEAAVSKLQHENVQVPFSCNGPARMVGISVHENVLESASAVYFEANKMHWIVDNIPDQNLMNTAEWRFIIPQLYKQYPNDDLNLNISVYSNPILKIGEKQIDATIPLKVIIDVLDDGQVVPVACISVVISAAAYPEVSRNALAVSVKLNEFTMSQDWSKIGNLHMHLVQVLAPPCSL